The window TATTCGAGTTTTTAGGAAGAAATGCTGACACTCCCAGCTTAACCATATACCCAAGAATGGATGTTTTATAATGGGAGGAAAGGATAATGATTTTAAGTTCAGGATATTTTTCTTTCAGGATTTCTACCAGCTCAAAGCCATTCATGGGTTTCATCTGAACATCTACAAGAGCCATATCAGGAAATTCATCTTTTGAAAGTTTTCCGAGGTCTTCTATAAAATCGGGGCCATTATCTGCGGTAAGGCATACCGATATATTTTTTTCATTGGACAGCAACATTTTTACCCCTTCGAGGATCAGCTGTTCATCATCAATCAGTGCTAGTTTGATTTGGGAACTCATGATATTTTGGAATTTTTATGATTAAACGACTTCCTTTGTTCGAAAAAGTTTTTTTCCATTTGTGTGTTGCGTTCATAGATTTGATACGGGACTCTATATTTTTGATTCCCATACCTTTTTTTACGTCTTCATATTCAAATCCCTGTCCGTTATCCGATATCACAACTGCCATATTTCCAGGATAATCTTTAATATAAATCCACAGATCCGTTGCATCAGAATGCCTGATCACATTGGTGGTAGATTCCTGAATAATCCTGTACAGCTGTACTTCTACAAAAAGATCTTTCTTCTTATATCCCGGCATTACCTGAAGGGAGATATTAATTTTATGGGAAAGGTTGGCTATTAATTCTTCCACGTACAAAACCAGTCCCACCGATTCCAGATTTACAGGGTACAATGAATGCGAAATACTTCTGGCAGCATCAATCAGGGAAGACATCTGGCCGTAGATATTTTTTTTGATCAGCTCATCTCCCTGGGTATCCAAATTATTCAGCCACAGAGAAAGAATATTGAGACGGTTTCCGATGTCATCATGAATCATTACCGCAATTCTTTTTCTTTCTTCTTCCTGAGCTTTGATGTTTTCCAGTACTAATTTTTTCTGATGAAGCACTTCTGCTTCATGCTGTACATTTTTTTCCTTTATAATTCTGGTAATAAAAGCTCTGTAGGCCAGCAGAATAAAGGATACTATAATTGCTATGGTAACAATTATAAGGATCAGCAGATTGATATTTAAAGTTACTTCTTTAATCTGACAAAAGTGTATAAAAATGAACAGTACAAAATACTCGAAAGAATATTATTGGCACTGAGAATAATATAATAATCATTTTCTGACAGCTCCGCAATCTGGTGCTGGATAATAAAAATAAATACGGATACGGAATAGTAGAAAAAAATACTTGCGTCTACCCAAAGAAAGCGGTTCTGTACAGTGGTATTCTTAATCTCACGGATGAGGATAAATCCGGACAGGCAAATGATGATGATATTGGAAACTACTTTCGCTATATCTGCGTTGGATGGATAATCAAATCCGTATTTTGCTATCATAAAACTTCCTGCCAGTATCCCTGCAGTCCAGCGTACAGATTTCGGCCAGTCCAGTTTTCTGATGAATAAACCTGTGAGCAAAAAGAATTCTCCTGCAATGTACAGGGGATAGAGAAATGAGGTATCATTAAGTCTGAAAATATAGGGAAGCGCCAGATTCAGCAGTTCAATAAAAAAAAGAAAAGCAATACAATGAAAATATTGCTTTTCTTTTGGGTTTAATATGCGGTATTTCGCTGCCCCCAGCAGTATAACAGATAGAAGCAGTGCATAATTCAGGAATAAAATTGCCTTATAAAGTTCAGCCATTCCTCAGTTTATCTTTTTAAAATTCACATCCTACATCTACATCCGGTATGCGGCAGATAGGAGGACACGGTTTTGCCCAGTCGTATGTATTTGAAATGGTTTCCGCTCCCAGCTCTTCATTCCTAAGATTTTCACGGAAGGAGATGAAAATAAGCGTTACCAGCATCTTGCCGTAGATATCATTGTACTTAAGTCCGAAAGAGCACGTAATCCCTGTTAAGCCTGCATCATCCAGACAAAGGTCTGCCGTAGGAACGTAGAATTTTCTAAAAATCCCGGCTCCAGAATTTTCTCCGCACTCCTTGTAAAACCAATCCATCCCTTCGTTTCTCCAACGTTCAATAGCTGTTACAGCTACATCCTGCTCAAGAATGGGTGTATTGGAAATGGGGAAAGCCATATTGGAGTCGTTTTCAGCTTTTTCCAGGTCTTTGGAAAGCACTGCATTTTTAACCACTGTATATTCTTGGATTTCCTGAAGTCTCAGGTCTTTATCCAGTTCGGTAAGGAAGCTGTACGGATATTCTTTGACATCTATTTTTACCCCTTCGTTATTCATAGGATAAAGAATAAGAATCAGCCGGTCCCTATACACTCCTATTGCCGAACAAAAGTCTTTATATTCCCTGAAACCTCTCATCCACTCAAGATGTTCTCTGGAAATATTAAATACGTAGTTGGTGGGAATCAGCTTTTGCAGTTTGGAAAAGTCGGAACAGTAAGCTTTCCATTCATTGGATGCTGCTCTGCATTCTTCTACAGGCAGCATATAATCTACAATGTTTAATGTTGACATAAGCATAGTTTTTAGTTGTATAAAAATATAGAAACTAAACATGCTACGCAAGAAAGATTTTTAATTAATAATTTTTCACTGTAATATGATAACAGCTCTGTTGCCTCTCTTTAATGTAATATATTCTACCAGAATTCTGAAAATGCTTTAAAACTTTCTCAAGAGCTATTTCCATCTTCGGATTGTACTTCAGAACGTTGTTGAATCTTATATAAGAAATATCAAAGGAATTTCCGTAATTATGAGAACTAATCCCTAGTGATGCATTTGAGTTGACCCTTCTCAGCCTGCATTGGTCTTCAAGGGTACGGGTAATGGATGAAACAGTGAATGTGCCCCCTTTGGTATCTTTACTAAATTTGGCACCTATTTTTTCCAGCGTAGTTTTTGCTTTGGATACCATATACGCCCTGCTGTAATCCAGCCTCTGAACCTGATATCCTTTTCCTGATTTTTTTATTTTGTGGAATTTTCCGCTGGTGATATATTTCTGTACGGTTTTGGAATCTTTCAGGAGCTGTATTCCAAAGCTTTTAGAGGCATCCAGGTGAGGTTTGTAAAGCGGTGTAGCCTCAACCTTCAATACAGTAGAAAGATCATAGCAGGGAAAAGCTTTTTTGGCTGCCTGCGAATAATGTAAACTATAAATAAAAGGTACAAAGACCACACAAAAAAACGTTCTCATTCACCATCCTTTTAAATTACAAACGAAAGATAAAACATTTATGTTATCTCTTTCAAAGCCGACTATAATGCTCTATAAATAAATCCAAACAAACTTTACACCAAATTACCGATTTTGCAATTATTGTTCACTCTTTTTCGAAATATTTTTTCAGTTTTTGCTTTTTACTTTAAGATTTAAATTTTACATTTGAGATGCATTTAAATAATAAACAACATGATAAAAAAACTTTTCGCTGAATTTTTCGGCACATTTTGGCTTGTTTTCGGAGGGTGTGGAAGCGCTGTTTTCGCAGCGGGTGTTCCAGACATTGGCATCGGACTTTTAGGTGTTGCCTTAGCCTTCGGTCTTACTGTTCTTACTATGGCGTATGCTGTAGGACACATCTCAGGAGGGCACTTTAACCCGGCGGTTTCTTTCGGTCTTTTGGCTGGGGGAAGATTTCCTGCAAAAGATCTTATCCCTTACATTGTAGCTCAGTGTCTGGGAGCCATTGTAGCGGCAGGATGTCTGTACACTATCCTTAACGGAGCCGGAGCGGTAGAATTCTCAAAACCCGGAGATTTTGCCACCAACTTCTATGGAGAAGCTGTATATAACGGAAAAGCATTCAGCATGGGAGCGGCATTCCTTGCGGAGTTCCTGTTAACGGCTTTCTTCCTTATCGTAATTATGGGCGCTACGGATAAATGGGCTAACGGTAAATTTGCCGGCCTTGCGATTGGTCTTGCGCTTACGTTGATCCACCTGATCTCTATTCCCATCACCAATACTTCCGTAAACCCTGCGAGATCCCTTTCCCAGGCGGTATTCGTGGGAGGAACAGCGATGTCTCAGCTGTGGCTGTTCTGGGTAGCCCCTATTTTAGGAGGAGTTGTAGGAGGACTGATCTATAAGTTCCTGCTTCAGAGAGACACTGCAGAAATCGCAGATTAATTTTAAAATAACATTTATTATAAAATCCTGTCAGGCGGCAGGATTTTTTTATTTCTATTTTGGGTAAATTGTTTGAAATTCTTTGTAGACGCAAAGTTTTTATAAAGATGAATTTTTATTGAAGGGAGCTAAGTAATTACGACTACGTCGTGGATGAAGCTAGTGATATGTCAGCTTAGTCAAAATCAATTTCATTGATTCCAGCTTTGCATCCTTAAAGCTTATCAATAAGAAATTAAACTTTGCGTTCTGTTTACTTTATTTTTTTGATGTCAAAAGGATTTTTAAAAATCAGTTCTTCATGCTTTCCTTTGATTTCCATTTTTCGCTGAAGAAGATTCAGTGCCATTTTTCTGATGAAAAGATCTTTATCATTCAGCTTCCAGTAAGAATCTTCATGCAGCTTTTTAGGTGGGCGGATTATATAAAATTCTGTTTCCCAGGTATCCGCATTATGATAAAATTCAATAATCCCGCAATGTTCAGGAATTATCGATATATCTATCATTCCCATGGGAAGTAGAAAGCTGAAAGAGTTACAGATGTAATCCCCACAGGAAATTTTATCATGCTTCAGAAATTTTTCTCCTGTATCTTTATTGAGGTAAGATTTCTTGAAATCATTTTTAAAATCACTTTTTGAAAACTTGATCTCGATTTCATGACTTCCACCCTCTGCATCAATGATAAGAATATCCGCTTCCCAATCTGCCTGAAAATAATTTGTCAGCACGATCTCTTTTTCAAAATCGCAATGGGAATGGATGTAGGCGTGGATAAGTTCTTCTATTTTAATCATTGGTAATATTGTAAACGCAAAGTTCACAAAGTTTTTATTTACTTGCTGTTTAATGTTCGCAAAGGCGTTTCACTCAGCAAAAGTTGCAGGCTATCTTTTCTTTATTTATTATGATTAGAAAAAATTGACAAGCAAAGCGAATTGACTATTCACCATTAATCTTTGCTGCTTTCTAACTTACCAAAAGGCTGCAGCCTCTGATATCAGAATGGTCTATTCTTCCCAATACCTGAAATTTATCCCCCTCAATTTTCCCCAAATCCTGTGTCGCAATAAATGAGCAGGAATGGGTATTGGCAAGATCAATGATATTAATGGCCCCGGTTCTTCCTTCTTTTTCGTATGTTAAAGGATCTTCTGCATTGCGAACCATAATTCTCATCCAGTTGGGACACTCATACTCGTTATTTCCGAGGGAATAAGCTTGTGAAAGCAGTTCCGTCATGGAATATTCCGAATAGATTTTATCTGTTTTAAGACCGTCCTGTAAGATTTTAAGCAATTCGTCTTTAGTCATTTCTTCTTTTCTTCCTTTCATTCCTCCGGTTTCAATGACGGTTAAGTTTTCGGGGAAATTCAGGGATTCTTCGCTCTGTTCAGCATGACAATAATCCAGAAAATCCAATAAGGCAAAGGAAACTCCGAAAAGAATTACTTTTTTATCTTGGAGATGGTTCAACAGCTCAAAGAGTTCGGAATGGTTGTAAAGAAAATATCCGTTTTCAGGCCTTGCAGATTTTTTCATCAGGTAATCTACCATGTAGATCAGTGATGAATTCTGCTTTTCAAGGTAGCTTGGAAGCAGGCCCAGAAAAATAAAATCTTCCGGTTTTCCTATAAACTGTTCAAAACTTTTATAAATACTCTCCTCATAAAGCTGAGGATCTGCAATGAAATGTCTGGAAAGATTCATTTGAGTAGTTCCAGAACTCTGAAAAAAAAGATCTGCAGCAACATTTTGATCCAGAATCTGATGATTTTTAAACATTTCAATAGGCAGAAAAGGAATTTTCACCAGACGGTCTACTTCATCAGGGTTCACTTTCAGAAAGTCAACAAATTTCCTGTATATTTCAACATTTTCATATTGATAGCGAAATGTTCTCAATGATGCATTCAGGAAATCCTGTTCAGTCTGTATGTTGAATATATTTTTTAATCCCATAACTTTTACGCTCATTATTACCTTTCTACAAGGCAATTATCAAGATAAGATATTGATATTTAATATTTTTTTAATCCGGAAATTCCATTTTGGTAGGCTTCTTGCAATCACTTAAATGGAATATGGATTAAAAACAAGAATGGATTTCGGTCTATTCGAAAGTTACCTCTTTTTAGGGGTAATTTTTTTTGCTTTATTTTTCAAAAGTTTTCAGTTCAAAATCTTTTTCAAAAACCCCGTAAGTGAAATAGGAAATCCAGTCTCCAAGGTTGATGTATTTGGCGTTCTGTTCCAGCTCCAGCACCATTGGAAGATGTCTGTGTCCATAGATGAAATAATCAATTTTCTGAGTTTTCAGCTTTTCTTTGGAATAAATAATCAGGAACTCTTTATCTTCTCCCAGGAAGGCTTTGTCTTCTTCTCCGGAAATCATTTTATTTTTTTGAGATAAGTATAAAGCCACTTTCATGGCAATATCCGGGTGAAGCCATTTAAAGAACCATTGTGCAACAGGATTGGTGAATAATTTTTTCATTCTTTTATATCCTTTGTCACCCGGCCCCAAACCATCCCCGTGAGCCAGCAGAAACTGCTTCCCTCCCATTTCGAAATACTGTTTCTGATAAAAAACAGTGCATCCAATCTCTTCTTCCAGATAGTCTTTCATCCACAGATCATGATTGCCAACAAAGAAATAGATCTGAATTCCTCTGTCTTTAAGTTCTGCAATTTTCCCAAGTACACGGATGTATCCTTTGGGAACCACATGCTTCCATTCATGCCAGAAGTCAAAAAGATCTCCCATTAAAAACACAACCTGAGCATCTTCTTTGATCTCATTCATCCAGCGTATAAATTTCTCTTCACGTACTTTGCTTTCCCCGGGTGTGGGGGCACCAAAATGCTGATCTGAAGCGAAATATACTTTTTTTCCAGGTTCTAAATTAATTGTTGTCTTTAACACCTTCTGAGTTTTGTGGGGATAAAATTACTGATTATCTTCTGCAAACCATTCTCCATAAGAGTTCTCTGTCTCATGAAGTTTAAGATAAGCTAAAGAAATTCCTCCGGGAAGTCTTGATTTGATTTTAGCAGCAATGGCGTACAACATGTTTTCACAGGTTGGCTGAAAACTGCAATAGATTACTTTATGCCCTTTCTGCTCAAGATCATCACCCAATTCTTTGTGCGGGGACAGGGCATTGACAAGAACGGCATGGTCCCATACATCTACGATTTCAGATTTTACGATACTTTTGATATCTCCGAAATCTACCACCATTCCATTTTTAGGATTTTCAATATCATTGATCGGTTTTCCTTTCACTGTTACAAACAGTTTATAGGAATGTCCATGCATATTTTTACACTTCCCATCGTAGTTGTAAAGCACGTGAGCGGTTTCGAATGTAAAAATTTTTGTAATTCGTATCATAGTACAAAGATATGACAAAACCGCTTAATAGAGAAAAGACTGTTTCTATTACAGCGATATTACAATATTCTTTCTGGATTTTTAAAAGTTCTCCAGCCAGTCACTTTCCAATCGTTTGATCTTCTTAGTTTCCGGATCAAACAGAACCCAAAGCGTGCTTGAGTCTACCACCAGCTGATCATTGCAGTAGAATTCTACTTTTCTCGGCTGTTTGGCTCCTTCAGGAGATATGGGATAGGTTCTTACGGTGATTATGTCATTCAGATAGACTTGTTTTTTGTATCGGATATGATGGTCAAGAAGCATCCAGACATCGTCTGCATATTCTGTTTGCTGTTTTAAAATATCCCAGTGTTCTGCCGCTATTTCTTCCACCCAGTGTACATATTGTACATTATTTACATGGTTATTCAGATCAATATGTTTTTCTGTTACCTGGATTTGTTTTTCATACATTAAATTCATTCTCCTGAAAGTTTACTCAAATTTATGATTTTAAAACAGAATTTTTATCCAATGGAAATAATTCATCCATTTTGGGCATAAAAAAAGCGGAATCAGATATTCTCTGATTCCGCTTTTTTATTCAGTGTATTGAAATTCTTATTTAGATTTTGCAGCCGGTTTAGCAGAAGTTGCGGTAGCACCTAATTTGCTCTTTACAATAGCAGTGATATCTTCACTTCCGTCTGTGTAAAGAAGATTATTAGATTCCTGTGCTGCTGTATCAAACACAAAGTTCAGACTTCTTTCTTTCGCTACTGCATAAATTGCATCTCTTACTTTCTTCTGCAACGGACTAAGTAATTCATTTTGCTTAGCAGAGATATCTTTAGCAGCCTGGGTTCTGGTTTCTTCTATTTTTTTACCCAAAGTCTGCAATTCTGTCTGTGCAGCAATCAATTCTTTGGTTACAGCTTCTTTGTTTGCTTCACTTAACGTTTTTTCTTTATCCTGAGCAGTTTTAAGTTTAGCCTGGTAATCATTGATCAGCTTTTCAATCTCAGTCTGCTTGGTTTTAGTCAAATTATCAATAGTAGCTCCTATAGTTTTTACTTCAGGCAAACTTGCAAAAATGTCCTCTGTGTTTACACTTCCAACCTTCTGTTGAGCATTTGCGACATTTGCAGTAAGTGTTAATCCTAATGTAATAAAAAGTACTTTAATTAAATTCATTTTTAATAATATTTTTTCGTCCCCAAATATAATTCAAATTTCAATTACTTAGGATGTGATATTTATTCCTTTATCATTTTGAATCTTAAATAAAAACAGAAAATACATCTCAACACCTTTAAACATAGAAAAACCTTCCCGCAAAGAGAAGGTTTAATATCAAAAAATATGGAAAAAATGATTAATGGAATTGTGCCGTTTCTGTAGAATCTTTCATGGCTACAGTAGCTGAGGAACCATTGGTAACAATATTCTGTACTTCATCAAAATATCCGGTCCCTACAAAAGACTGGTGTTTTACCGCTCTGAATCCTTTCTGCTGCAAAGCAAATTCACGTTCCTGCAGCTCAGAATATCCGGCCATTCCTCTTTCTTTATAGGCCAAAGCCAATTCAAACATGGCTGTATTTAAAGCATGGAATCCGGCAAGGGTAATAAACTGGAATTTATATCCCATTTTAGCCAGCTCTTCTCTGAAAGTAGACATTTCCTCCACACTCAGCCTTGCTGCCCAGTTGAATGAAGGAGAACAGTTATAAGCCAGCATTTTCCCAGGGAATTTCGCATGAATTCCTTCCGCAAATCTTCTTGCCTGCTCCAGATCAGGATTTGAGGTTTCCATCCAGATCAGATCTGCATAGGGAGCATAGGACAAACCTCTGTCGATCCCCTGTTCTACTCCGTTTCTTACTACATAAAAGCCTTCAGAAGTTCTTTCTCCCGTCACGAATTTTTTATCTCTGTCATCAATATCGGAGGTCAGCAGATCTGCCGCATCCGCATCTGTTCTTGCAATAATAAGGCTTGGAACGCCCAATACATCAGCAGCCAGACGGGCGGCAATGAGTTTATTCACCGCTTCCTGAGTAGGCACCAGTACTTTTCCTCCCAGGTGTCCGCATTTTTTGGCTGATGAAAGCTGATCTTCAAAATGTACGGCGGCTGCTCCCGCCTCAATCATCTGTTTCATCAGTTCAAAAGCATTCAGATTTCCTCCGAAACCGGCTTCTGCGTCTGCAATAATCGGCACCAGGTATTCTTTATTTCCTGTTCCGCTTACAGACTGTACCTGATCTGCTCTCAATAAGGCATTGTTTATTTTTTTCACTACGGAAGGCACTGAATTGGCGGGATACAAGGACTGGTCCGGATACATTTCCCCGGATAAGTTAGCATCTGCTGCTACCTGCCAGCCTGAAAGATAAATAGCTTCCAACCCGGCATCTACTTCCTGTACTGCCTGATTACCGGTCAGTGCACCCAGTCCTGCCACATAATCCTGGGTATTTAATTTATCCCAGAATTTTTTGGACATTTCTGTAGCAATGGTATAATCTATAGTATAAGATCCACGAAGTTTTAAAACTTCTTCTGCCGTATAGGGTCTTTTTACCCCTTTCCAGCGTGGATTTGTCAGCCAATCTTGCTCCAGCGCCTGGATTTGTTCTTGTCTTGTTTTCATAATATTTGGATTTTGTTTGATTAGGTTTGAAAGTAATTTTGTTGCCAGATGCTTGTTCTATTGTTAGTGTTAATTGATAATTGGGTTCTCAACCAGCAACTATAAAACCCGCAACCGACATTTCACTAAATAAAAGGATATGCTTTAAGGGTAAGGAATTCTTCAAATTTTTCACAGAAAATAAGCTCATTGAAAAGTTCTTTCGCAAGGTTAAATTTTCCGTTATTGAAACGGGTTTCTCCCACATACTTTTCAATATGGTCCATTTCTTCTTTTTCCCATTGCAGCACCATGCTTCTGGTTAAAGTTCTGTCGTCACTCAATACCGCTTCATTTTTCAGCCACTGCCAGATCTGTGTTCTTGAAATTTCTGCTGTAGCTGCATCTTCCATTAAATTATAAATAGCGGCAGCACCTGTTCCCATCAGCCAGCTTTCCAGGTAAAGAATTCCTACATTGATATTTTTTCGGACTCCTTTTTCGGTAATCTCGCCTTTAGGGATTTCCAGCAGCTGATTTTCTGTGATATGGTATTCAATTTTTTTATTAATTTGATTTTGGGAAGGCATATACCGGTCAAAAATTTCTTTTGCTACCGCTACCAATGCCGGATGGGCTACCCAAGTTCCGTCATGCCCGTTTTTTACTTCCCTCTCTTTATCATTTCTTACTTTTTCAAAAGCTATCCTATTGGCTTCGTCATTATCCTTTACAGGAATTTGCGCTGCCATTCCACCGATTGCGTGTACGTTTCTTTTATGACAGACTTCAATCACTCTTTTCGAATAAGCACTCATAAAGGGTGAAGACATGGTTACCTGATCTCTGTCCGGAACAATAAATTCGGGAAGGTTTCTGAATTTTTTAATGTAAGAGAAAATATAGTCCCATCTTCCACAATTCAGTCCTGCGCTG of the Chryseobacterium aureum genome contains:
- a CDS encoding response regulator transcription factor, translated to MSSQIKLALIDDEQLILEGVKMLLSNEKNISVCLTADNGPDFIEDLGKLSKDEFPDMALVDVQMKPMNGFELVEILKEKYPELKIIILSSHYKTSILGYMVKLGVSAFLPKNSNKKTFIDAITMVDKNGVFFTAEDHQMLFTYMNSSAKKNSLFETEDELSEREKEVVKLICQEFTNNEIGEKLFISPRTVESHRQRILEKIGAKNTVGIVIYAIVNNIYTLEKI
- a CDS encoding sensor histidine kinase, which encodes MLHQKKLVLENIKAQEEERKRIAVMIHDDIGNRLNILSLWLNNLDTQGDELIKKNIYGQMSSLIDAARSISHSLYPVNLESVGLVLYVEELIANLSHKINISLQVMPGYKKKDLFVEVQLYRIIQESTTNVIRHSDATDLWIYIKDYPGNMAVVISDNGQGFEYEDVKKGMGIKNIESRIKSMNATHKWKKTFSNKGSRLIIKIPKYHEFPNQTSTD
- a CDS encoding DUF5715 family protein, with protein sequence MRTFFCVVFVPFIYSLHYSQAAKKAFPCYDLSTVLKVEATPLYKPHLDASKSFGIQLLKDSKTVQKYITSGKFHKIKKSGKGYQVQRLDYSRAYMVSKAKTTLEKIGAKFSKDTKGGTFTVSSITRTLEDQCRLRRVNSNASLGISSHNYGNSFDISYIRFNNVLKYNPKMEIALEKVLKHFQNSGRIYYIKERQQSCYHITVKNY
- the aqpZ gene encoding aquaporin Z, with protein sequence MKKLFAEFFGTFWLVFGGCGSAVFAAGVPDIGIGLLGVALAFGLTVLTMAYAVGHISGGHFNPAVSFGLLAGGRFPAKDLIPYIVAQCLGAIVAAGCLYTILNGAGAVEFSKPGDFATNFYGEAVYNGKAFSMGAAFLAEFLLTAFFLIVIMGATDKWANGKFAGLAIGLALTLIHLISIPITNTSVNPARSLSQAVFVGGTAMSQLWLFWVAPILGGVVGGLIYKFLLQRDTAEIAD
- a CDS encoding LuxE/PaaK family acyltransferase, coding for MSVKVMGLKNIFNIQTEQDFLNASLRTFRYQYENVEIYRKFVDFLKVNPDEVDRLVKIPFLPIEMFKNHQILDQNVAADLFFQSSGTTQMNLSRHFIADPQLYEESIYKSFEQFIGKPEDFIFLGLLPSYLEKQNSSLIYMVDYLMKKSARPENGYFLYNHSELFELLNHLQDKKVILFGVSFALLDFLDYCHAEQSEESLNFPENLTVIETGGMKGRKEEMTKDELLKILQDGLKTDKIYSEYSMTELLSQAYSLGNNEYECPNWMRIMVRNAEDPLTYEKEGRTGAINIIDLANTHSCSFIATQDLGKIEGDKFQVLGRIDHSDIRGCSLLVS
- a CDS encoding UDP-2,3-diacylglucosamine diphosphatase, with the protein product MLKTTINLEPGKKVYFASDQHFGAPTPGESKVREEKFIRWMNEIKEDAQVVFLMGDLFDFWHEWKHVVPKGYIRVLGKIAELKDRGIQIYFFVGNHDLWMKDYLEEEIGCTVFYQKQYFEMGGKQFLLAHGDGLGPGDKGYKRMKKLFTNPVAQWFFKWLHPDIAMKVALYLSQKNKMISGEEDKAFLGEDKEFLIIYSKEKLKTQKIDYFIYGHRHLPMVLELEQNAKYINLGDWISYFTYGVFEKDFELKTFEK
- a CDS encoding 6-pyruvoyl trahydropterin synthase family protein codes for the protein MIRITKIFTFETAHVLYNYDGKCKNMHGHSYKLFVTVKGKPINDIENPKNGMVVDFGDIKSIVKSEIVDVWDHAVLVNALSPHKELGDDLEQKGHKVIYCSFQPTCENMLYAIAAKIKSRLPGGISLAYLKLHETENSYGEWFAEDNQ
- a CDS encoding acyl-CoA thioesterase, with the translated sequence MNLMYEKQIQVTEKHIDLNNHVNNVQYVHWVEEIAAEHWDILKQQTEYADDVWMLLDHHIRYKKQVYLNDIITVRTYPISPEGAKQPRKVEFYCNDQLVVDSSTLWVLFDPETKKIKRLESDWLENF
- a CDS encoding OmpH family outer membrane protein; protein product: MNLIKVLFITLGLTLTANVANAQQKVGSVNTEDIFASLPEVKTIGATIDNLTKTKQTEIEKLINDYQAKLKTAQDKEKTLSEANKEAVTKELIAAQTELQTLGKKIEETRTQAAKDISAKQNELLSPLQKKVRDAIYAVAKERSLNFVFDTAAQESNNLLYTDGSEDITAIVKSKLGATATSAKPAAKSK
- the aceA gene encoding isocitrate lyase, encoding MKTRQEQIQALEQDWLTNPRWKGVKRPYTAEEVLKLRGSYTIDYTIATEMSKKFWDKLNTQDYVAGLGALTGNQAVQEVDAGLEAIYLSGWQVAADANLSGEMYPDQSLYPANSVPSVVKKINNALLRADQVQSVSGTGNKEYLVPIIADAEAGFGGNLNAFELMKQMIEAGAAAVHFEDQLSSAKKCGHLGGKVLVPTQEAVNKLIAARLAADVLGVPSLIIARTDADAADLLTSDIDDRDKKFVTGERTSEGFYVVRNGVEQGIDRGLSYAPYADLIWMETSNPDLEQARRFAEGIHAKFPGKMLAYNCSPSFNWAARLSVEEMSTFREELAKMGYKFQFITLAGFHALNTAMFELALAYKERGMAGYSELQEREFALQQKGFRAVKHQSFVGTGYFDEVQNIVTNGSSATVAMKDSTETAQFH
- the aceB gene encoding malate synthase A encodes the protein METKTQLEIKSQKQFEGIFTQDLADFLISLHQNFNHKRLELLEERKNTQKNFDNGKLPGFLKETENIRKENWVCAPLPEDMQDRRVEITGPVDRKMIINALNSGASTFMADFEDSNSPGWENCIQGQINLSDAINRRIDFVNEKGKAYTLNEKTAVLQVRPRGLHLPEKHIEINGEKASGSLTDFGIYFFRNAKKLLENGSGPYFYLPKLEHYKEARWWNEVFIFAQNYLGIPEGTIKATVLIETITASFQIDEILFELKEHSAGLNCGRWDYIFSYIKKFRNLPEFIVPDRDQVTMSSPFMSAYSKRVIEVCHKRNVHAIGGMAAQIPVKDNDEANRIAFEKVRNDKEREVKNGHDGTWVAHPALVAVAKEIFDRYMPSQNQINKKIEYHITENQLLEIPKGEITEKGVRKNINVGILYLESWLMGTGAAAIYNLMEDAATAEISRTQIWQWLKNEAVLSDDRTLTRSMVLQWEKEEMDHIEKYVGETRFNNGKFNLAKELFNELIFCEKFEEFLTLKAYPFI